A region of Sulfuricella denitrificans skB26 DNA encodes the following proteins:
- a CDS encoding flagellar protein FlaG encodes MDIQLNGGIQSGGNVADTAYKARSIAVPQSATSVVAQEKSVQSVTSATVQDQVKNAVENVNQVLQNMPHGSNIEFTVDKDTKINVIKVMDKVTGDVIRQFPTEEILSIAKSIDTLQGLIIRQKA; translated from the coding sequence ATGGATATTCAGCTTAATGGTGGGATACAGTCAGGTGGTAATGTAGCGGATACGGCGTACAAGGCAAGGTCAATAGCGGTCCCGCAATCTGCCACAAGTGTGGTTGCACAGGAGAAGTCGGTTCAGTCGGTAACTTCGGCGACTGTGCAGGATCAAGTAAAAAATGCAGTGGAAAACGTGAACCAGGTGTTGCAAAATATGCCGCACGGATCGAATATTGAATTTACTGTTGATAAGGATACCAAGATAAACGTGATCAAGGTCATGGACAAAGTCACCGGTGATGTCATCCGTCAATTTCCTACTGAAGAGATATTGTCTATTGCCAAGTCGATCGATACCTTGCAGGGCTTGATTATCCGCCAGAAGGCATGA
- the fliK gene encoding flagellar hook-length control protein FliK, with the protein MIHNDVLNQLQLLIKTSAPPLIDVAQTPLEEAQWVPGQRLSAVVLASLPNGRFQVQVGDASLDMNLPRNTQPGDKVELTFVSNQPRLTFALTRDLPSAAGNNLAAGAKPQVSLSDSVRYLGALLQKISDQSETQAAPLNKTAPLLSAAPSDIKDFAASLRNALSQSGLFYESHQAQWVAGERRLTDLMQEPQGKLPVLIPGSGAEVAQKNAPALMQSEGLLAQSASRMPVHAEAVTLVQQQLQTLDSRQLIWQGQVWQGQPMEWRVEERGAREGGVGEAEMPHWQTSLRLQLPRLGDVQASLAFTQQGLRVELKAVDAGTAEAMRGAQDRLRNSMEAAGLNVLAMSVERHEKT; encoded by the coding sequence ATGATTCATAATGATGTTTTAAATCAGCTGCAACTGCTGATTAAAACCTCAGCGCCACCTCTCATTGATGTCGCTCAGACTCCGCTGGAGGAGGCCCAATGGGTACCTGGCCAGCGCTTGTCAGCCGTGGTGCTGGCTAGCCTGCCGAATGGGCGATTCCAGGTGCAAGTCGGTGATGCCTCGCTAGACATGAATCTGCCCCGCAATACCCAGCCTGGTGATAAGGTTGAGTTGACCTTCGTTTCCAATCAGCCTCGCCTCACCTTCGCGCTTACTCGCGATTTGCCTTCCGCGGCAGGCAACAATCTTGCGGCTGGCGCCAAACCGCAAGTCAGCCTCAGCGATTCGGTACGTTATCTCGGCGCTCTGCTGCAAAAAATATCTGACCAGTCAGAAACACAAGCTGCTCCGCTTAACAAGACGGCTCCGCTTCTTTCCGCTGCGCCATCCGATATCAAGGATTTTGCCGCTTCCCTGCGTAATGCTTTGTCTCAGAGTGGCTTGTTCTATGAGTCGCACCAGGCGCAATGGGTCGCCGGAGAAAGGCGACTGACAGATTTGATGCAGGAGCCGCAGGGCAAGCTTCCGGTTTTGATTCCAGGGTCGGGAGCTGAGGTTGCGCAGAAGAATGCTCCTGCATTGATGCAATCAGAGGGACTTCTTGCACAAAGCGCCTCCAGGATGCCCGTTCATGCCGAGGCCGTTACCCTGGTTCAGCAGCAGTTGCAAACGCTCGACTCCCGTCAGCTGATATGGCAGGGGCAGGTGTGGCAGGGACAGCCGATGGAGTGGCGGGTGGAAGAGCGGGGCGCACGCGAAGGGGGTGTTGGAGAGGCAGAAATGCCGCACTGGCAGACCAGTTTGCGCCTTCAACTACCTAGATTGGGCGATGTGCAGGCATCGCTGGCCTTTACCCAGCAGGGCTTGCGTGTCGAACTAAAGGCAGTAGATGCGGGTACAGCGGAAGCGATGAGAGGGGCGCAGGACAGGCTGCGTAACTCGATGGAGGCTGCCGGCCTGAATGTGCTGGCCATGTCGGTGGAGCGGCATGAAAAAACCTGA
- a CDS encoding EscU/YscU/HrcU family type III secretion system export apparatus switch protein produces the protein MKKPDSQQLAVALAYSAGKAAPQVVAKGRGLLAEAIIERARDAGVYVHESPELVSLLMQVDLDQHIPPELYFAVAELLAWLYQLEHGGVDNKPPPI, from the coding sequence ATGAAAAAACCTGATAGCCAGCAACTTGCTGTCGCGCTGGCTTACAGCGCCGGCAAGGCGGCGCCCCAGGTGGTGGCGAAGGGCCGGGGTTTGCTGGCCGAGGCGATTATCGAGCGTGCCCGGGATGCCGGCGTCTATGTGCACGAATCGCCCGAACTGGTTTCGTTGTTGATGCAGGTGGATCTGGATCAGCATATTCCGCCGGAGCTTTATTTCGCGGTGGCGGAACTACTTGCCTGGCTTTACCAGCTGGAGCATGGTGGCGTGGACAACAAGCCACCACCCATATAA
- a CDS encoding methyltransferase domain-containing protein: MRRKPVTSPGDIPSTEQLLVEGGDARIALEPDDVLNKYGCQPFPDPDLAAFGSSTASVISAESFAAADKLRHRIFLTAGAESEAVTYTRELNLIRQELLRLCGVSDLAGIEVVFASSGTDLHLIAAQLAGGTESMPTLIVMVNAAETGSYVPAALAGRHFSSRASLGESVIEGASIFSGSTVEVVTVPIRHDDGTPRATTDVDADFESLVTGAAEMGRRVLLVLVDVSKTGLIAPSPACVSRLQHRLPGTMDVLVDACQFRIAPSTLLAYLKHDFMVALTGSKFVTGPTFSGALLIPPAVALRLRKRPFPPALGAYSTQGDWPQGWDTAGYLENVANFGLLLRWEAALEELRAFRSVPESKAAGFLQAFASAVQDRLTRDLAFEPLPVPELDRHPLIEASSWDDIPTIFPFLLFHPETPDGKQPFNREETAQVYRLLQADLSNHPGSGHAGINNDSARLRCQLGQPVACGNRNGILVSALRLCVSSRLIVEATSDGGRNTAIVIARAMAALDKIAMLVKNNYFKNIAIGSQGSEDENECHYLGQFIPLHYHHNMLMDEYRMGRFKAAINHTVFEGAKVLELGGGTGVLSCFAASKASKVWCVEFNPDLVAESRRLLAHNPDGHKVKVIHADAFHYLPPEPVDVVICEMIHSAMLREKQVAVINAFKDRYQRRFGTPLPVFVPEAIIMAVQPLQQTYDFFGFHAPIVQFQSPHAILPGTLEMAAPVVYSTLDFTLPTSPEIQWVGTFSMERDGTVNALRFVTKNILAVVLEQDTTIDWLGGHLVLPLAEPLEVKAGDVIQISFRYFAGGSLKSLEKNMRATLLDSE; this comes from the coding sequence ATGAGAAGGAAGCCTGTCACTTCCCCAGGAGATATCCCGTCCACAGAGCAGCTACTGGTGGAGGGCGGCGATGCGCGCATTGCGCTTGAACCTGACGACGTTTTGAACAAATATGGTTGCCAGCCATTCCCGGATCCAGATCTAGCCGCTTTCGGATCATCGACAGCATCGGTCATTTCTGCTGAGAGCTTCGCCGCAGCCGACAAACTGCGTCATCGCATCTTCCTCACAGCCGGAGCCGAGTCCGAAGCAGTCACTTATACCCGGGAACTCAATCTGATTCGCCAGGAATTGCTTCGCTTGTGCGGAGTATCCGACCTCGCCGGTATCGAGGTGGTCTTTGCCTCATCAGGCACTGATCTTCACTTGATTGCCGCCCAGCTTGCTGGCGGTACCGAATCCATGCCCACTCTCATCGTCATGGTGAACGCTGCGGAGACGGGCAGCTATGTACCGGCAGCACTGGCCGGTCGCCACTTCAGTAGCCGAGCCTCATTGGGTGAATCGGTCATCGAAGGGGCATCCATCTTTAGCGGTAGTACAGTTGAAGTCGTGACCGTGCCCATTCGCCATGATGATGGTACCCCACGAGCGACAACTGACGTAGACGCCGACTTCGAATCCCTGGTAACCGGAGCGGCCGAAATGGGGAGACGCGTACTCCTGGTGCTTGTCGACGTCTCCAAAACCGGACTGATCGCGCCCAGTCCGGCCTGCGTTTCGCGACTACAGCATAGGCTGCCGGGAACAATGGATGTCCTCGTCGATGCCTGCCAGTTCCGGATCGCCCCCTCTACCCTGCTCGCCTATCTGAAACATGATTTCATGGTGGCGCTGACTGGATCGAAATTCGTGACCGGCCCGACCTTTTCCGGCGCGCTACTCATCCCCCCGGCAGTCGCGCTGCGGCTGCGGAAACGGCCTTTCCCTCCCGCACTGGGAGCCTATTCCACCCAGGGAGATTGGCCTCAAGGCTGGGACACCGCGGGTTACCTCGAAAATGTTGCCAATTTTGGGCTTCTGTTGCGCTGGGAAGCGGCTTTGGAGGAGTTGCGCGCATTTCGCTCGGTGCCTGAGTCAAAAGCCGCAGGCTTTCTCCAGGCTTTTGCCAGCGCTGTCCAGGATCGACTGACGCGCGATCTGGCCTTCGAACCCTTGCCCGTTCCTGAGCTTGATCGTCACCCCTTGATCGAAGCATCAAGCTGGGATGATATCCCGACGATCTTCCCGTTCCTGCTCTTTCATCCCGAAACCCCTGACGGGAAGCAACCTTTTAACCGCGAAGAAACAGCGCAGGTCTACCGACTGTTGCAAGCCGACCTGTCCAACCATCCCGGCTCAGGACACGCCGGGATAAACAATGATAGTGCCAGATTACGCTGCCAGTTGGGACAGCCGGTTGCATGCGGCAACCGTAACGGTATCTTGGTCAGCGCGTTGCGACTATGCGTCAGCTCGCGTCTCATCGTCGAGGCGACATCAGACGGTGGGCGCAATACCGCCATCGTCATCGCGAGGGCGATGGCGGCACTAGACAAAATCGCGATGCTTGTGAAAAATAATTATTTTAAAAATATCGCCATCGGAAGCCAGGGAAGCGAGGACGAAAACGAGTGCCACTACCTCGGGCAGTTCATCCCCCTGCACTACCACCACAACATGCTGATGGACGAATACCGCATGGGTCGTTTCAAGGCAGCTATCAACCACACGGTTTTTGAGGGCGCCAAGGTCCTGGAGCTGGGAGGGGGAACCGGCGTCTTGTCCTGTTTTGCAGCATCCAAAGCGAGCAAGGTCTGGTGCGTGGAATTCAACCCTGATCTGGTAGCGGAGTCACGACGTCTGCTGGCGCACAATCCGGATGGGCACAAAGTGAAAGTAATCCACGCCGATGCCTTTCATTACCTGCCCCCAGAGCCTGTAGACGTGGTGATCTGCGAAATGATCCACTCGGCGATGTTGCGGGAAAAACAGGTCGCGGTCATCAACGCTTTCAAGGATCGCTACCAGCGTCGCTTCGGCACCCCACTGCCTGTTTTCGTGCCGGAAGCCATCATCATGGCAGTCCAGCCACTACAGCAAACTTATGATTTTTTCGGCTTTCACGCGCCCATCGTTCAGTTCCAGTCACCGCATGCCATCCTGCCCGGTACGCTTGAGATGGCGGCACCAGTGGTTTACAGCACGCTCGACTTCACCCTGCCCACTTCTCCAGAGATCCAATGGGTAGGCACTTTCTCCATGGAAAGGGACGGGACGGTCAACGCCCTGCGCTTCGTGACAAAAAACATTCTGGCGGTAGTACTTGAGCAAGACACCACGATAGATTGGCTAGGCGGCCATCTTGTGCTGCCCTTGGCCGAACCGTTGGAAGTCAAAGCCGGCGACGTGATCCAGATAAGCTTCCGCTATTTTGCTGGCGGGTCGTTGAAGTCTTTGGAAAAAAACATGCGTGCCACACTGCTGGATTCTGAATGA
- a CDS encoding DUF2802 domain-containing protein, translated as MESFVITWRELLIGAVLVLAVYIAEMLLLMRSAKPRGWRIWQRGAEAHAKSREVQSLEMEFAQLQGQVDKLQKELEKLKTQQVAVTPYTHAIQMAQQGLNVNEVAASCGISRGEAELIVAMHRNQSNDS; from the coding sequence TTGGAATCCTTTGTAATTACCTGGCGTGAATTGCTCATAGGCGCGGTGCTGGTGCTGGCGGTTTATATCGCCGAGATGCTGCTGTTGATGCGCTCTGCTAAACCCCGTGGATGGCGGATTTGGCAAAGAGGGGCTGAAGCCCACGCCAAAAGCCGTGAGGTGCAATCTCTGGAGATGGAGTTCGCTCAGCTTCAGGGTCAAGTCGACAAGTTGCAGAAGGAGCTTGAGAAACTGAAGACACAGCAGGTTGCGGTTACCCCATATACCCACGCGATACAAATGGCTCAGCAGGGACTCAACGTGAATGAGGTGGCTGCCAGTTGCGGCATTTCACGCGGCGAGGCGGAATTGATCGTCGCTATGCACCGTAATCAATCCAATGATTCATAA
- the fliS gene encoding flagellar export chaperone FliS has translation MNAVNRDAMKAYSNASVEANLDGVSSHQLIVMLFDGAVRSVAKARMAMQKNDVITKCASISRAMAIIQDGLQLSLDIKAGGEMAQNLNDLYDYMCDRLLMANMKNEIGALDEVGRLLVDLRGAWAAIGQKPLPSKPIEVANGAPPQRNSAVSYGKA, from the coding sequence ATGAATGCCGTGAATCGCGATGCCATGAAAGCCTACTCTAACGCCAGTGTTGAGGCCAACCTGGATGGAGTTTCTTCGCATCAATTGATTGTCATGCTTTTTGATGGTGCGGTCAGATCGGTGGCCAAGGCCCGAATGGCGATGCAAAAAAATGATGTCATCACGAAATGTGCATCGATATCCAGGGCGATGGCAATTATTCAGGATGGTCTGCAATTAAGCCTCGATATCAAGGCAGGTGGAGAGATGGCTCAAAACCTGAATGATTTATATGATTACATGTGCGACCGTTTACTGATGGCAAACATGAAAAATGAAATTGGTGCCTTGGATGAAGTCGGCCGCTTGCTGGTAGATTTGAGGGGTGCTTGGGCGGCGATTGGCCAAAAGCCACTGCCGTCAAAACCCATCGAGGTCGCCAATGGTGCCCCGCCGCAGCGTAACTCGGCGGTTAGCTACGGCAAGGCCTGA
- a CDS encoding flagellar protein FliT → MSSAELIEQYDAIWRLTQKMLEAANQAEWDRLIELVQVRAALTDTLMKQENEDLWAREEQFRKGELIHKTLSADKEIKMLTEAWKGELQEILGSIGAEKKLLKAYETP, encoded by the coding sequence GTGAGTAGTGCTGAATTAATTGAGCAATATGATGCAATATGGCGGCTTACGCAGAAAATGCTGGAGGCTGCCAATCAAGCGGAATGGGATCGACTCATTGAGCTTGTACAGGTGCGTGCGGCTCTAACCGATACCCTGATGAAACAGGAAAATGAGGATCTGTGGGCGCGAGAAGAACAGTTTCGAAAAGGTGAACTGATCCATAAAACTCTTTCTGCGGATAAAGAAATCAAGATGCTAACCGAAGCATGGAAGGGTGAATTGCAGGAAATACTGGGCAGCATCGGAGCGGAAAAAAAGCTGCTAAAGGCGTACGAAACACCCTGA
- a CDS encoding tetratricopeptide repeat protein, with protein sequence MNQGTNAETAMLDPAQQQAIQMAIQQAVAHHQTGRLQEAEHLYRAILQIQPRHPDANHNLGVLAVQMQQPAASLCYFKTSLESNPENERYLLSYIDALIQSGEISSARQLLAQSKQHGLHSEALEALAIRLADVKADEPAPNPSPGYRLNVPNQPKKPTHTEE encoded by the coding sequence ATGAATCAAGGAACGAATGCCGAAACAGCGATGTTGGATCCGGCTCAGCAACAAGCTATTCAAATGGCCATACAGCAGGCTGTTGCTCACCACCAAACCGGTCGGTTGCAGGAAGCCGAGCATCTTTACCGTGCTATCCTGCAGATACAGCCACGACACCCGGATGCCAACCACAATCTAGGGGTGCTTGCAGTACAAATGCAACAGCCTGCTGCGAGCTTGTGTTACTTCAAGACCTCACTGGAATCCAACCCGGAAAATGAGCGTTACCTGCTGAGTTACATCGATGCGCTAATTCAATCCGGAGAAATATCTAGCGCGCGCCAGTTGCTGGCACAATCCAAGCAGCATGGGTTGCATAGCGAGGCGCTGGAAGCGTTAGCGATTCGGCTGGCAGATGTAAAGGCGGATGAGCCCGCCCCCAACCCCAGCCCGGGATACCGCCTAAACGTGCCAAACCAGCCAAAAAAACCAACTCACACAGAGGAGTAG
- the fliD gene encoding flagellar filament capping protein FliD yields MAVSASSLDVAGIVSQLMQVEQKPLVALNTKEANYQAKISAFGSIKSAVAKFQTAVQSLNDPAKFNSNTANSTDPTVMDASASDSAAIGSHSIEVLKLAQAQKLVAPGQSNAVSEIGVGTISFDFGTITDAATPTFDAVTGKYAGPGVTFASSNAIKTITIDSAHNTLEGIRDAINGGNVGITASIVNDGGDSPYRLVLSSISSGKTQSLKISVSGDAALSNLLANDPTGTQNMSEVATAQNAELKVDGVFVSKTTNTVDDVLQGVSLKLQKAGTSTLSVARDTVTMKSSVQGFVTAFNDMNNTLNSLSAYDPATKTAGILQSDSSVRTIMGQMRSMMVTPISGLTGTNTTLYSIGIKTQKDGSLSLDANKLQNAIDTNFKDIAGIFTALGSPSDSQIKFVSSSANTQTGTYAINASNLGTASSSAAGTIGGATAEGGVQTLSGAIGTSASGLQIQILGGATGDRGTVTFTRGYADQLNGLLSKFLANDGVIASRTAGLNQSVKNIGSSRDALNIRLARLQANYTKQFSALNTMMSQMQSTSDALTQQLANLPGIKASL; encoded by the coding sequence ATGGCCGTTTCAGCTTCAAGTCTCGATGTAGCCGGCATCGTCAGCCAGTTAATGCAGGTGGAGCAGAAACCACTGGTTGCTCTGAACACGAAAGAGGCTAATTATCAGGCCAAAATCTCGGCCTTCGGCAGCATCAAGAGTGCTGTTGCAAAGTTTCAAACGGCGGTTCAAAGCTTGAACGATCCCGCTAAATTCAACTCCAATACGGCAAATTCAACTGACCCCACGGTTATGGACGCAAGTGCCTCGGACTCGGCTGCGATTGGCAGTCATTCGATTGAGGTGCTAAAGCTCGCGCAAGCGCAGAAATTGGTTGCGCCAGGCCAGTCCAACGCGGTTTCAGAAATTGGCGTCGGCACGATCAGTTTCGATTTCGGCACCATTACTGATGCAGCTACACCTACATTCGATGCGGTTACCGGTAAATATGCCGGCCCAGGTGTGACCTTTGCCAGCAGTAATGCGATTAAAACTATTACCATCGACAGCGCACACAATACGCTTGAAGGTATTCGCGATGCCATCAATGGCGGGAATGTCGGCATTACCGCCTCGATCGTTAACGATGGAGGCGATTCCCCTTATCGTCTGGTGCTGAGCTCCATCTCCAGCGGCAAGACACAGAGCTTGAAAATTAGCGTTAGCGGCGATGCCGCATTGTCAAATTTGCTGGCGAACGATCCGACTGGCACTCAGAACATGTCTGAGGTAGCCACTGCTCAAAATGCCGAACTGAAAGTGGATGGTGTGTTCGTCAGCAAGACGACCAACACGGTGGACGATGTACTGCAAGGAGTCTCACTGAAGTTGCAGAAGGCCGGTACATCTACGCTGAGTGTGGCTCGTGATACGGTGACCATGAAGTCGTCGGTGCAGGGCTTCGTGACAGCGTTTAACGATATGAACAATACGCTCAATAGCTTGTCCGCCTATGACCCCGCGACCAAAACAGCAGGTATCCTGCAGAGTGATTCCTCCGTGCGTACGATCATGGGTCAGATGCGTAGCATGATGGTCACTCCCATCAGCGGTTTGACCGGTACCAATACCACACTGTATTCGATTGGCATTAAGACGCAGAAAGACGGTTCATTGTCTTTGGATGCCAACAAGTTACAGAATGCAATCGATACGAATTTTAAGGATATCGCCGGTATTTTTACGGCGCTAGGTAGTCCCTCCGATAGTCAGATCAAATTCGTGAGTTCCTCAGCGAATACTCAGACCGGTACTTATGCCATTAATGCGAGCAACCTCGGCACCGCTAGTTCGTCAGCGGCGGGGACGATAGGTGGCGCTACTGCGGAAGGCGGTGTCCAGACATTGTCTGGTGCAATCGGCACTTCGGCGAGCGGCCTGCAAATCCAGATTCTTGGGGGCGCTACAGGTGATCGCGGAACGGTGACATTCACTCGCGGCTATGCGGATCAACTGAATGGCCTGCTCAGTAAATTTCTTGCGAATGATGGTGTGATTGCATCCCGTACTGCAGGCTTGAATCAGAGTGTCAAGAATATTGGTAGCAGCCGGGATGCTTTGAATATACGGCTTGCCCGTTTGCAGGCGAACTACACCAAGCAGTTTTCCGCATTGAACACCATGATGAGCCAGATGCAGTCAACCAGCGATGCCTTGACCCAGCAGCTGGCTAATTTGCCTGGGATAAAGGCAAGTTTGTAA
- a CDS encoding flagellin N-terminal helical domain-containing protein → MPQIINTNIASLNAQRNLNTSQAALQTSLQRLSSGLRINSAKDDAAGLAISDRMTSQIRGLNQAARNANDGVSLAQTAEGGLAEVTNNLQRIRELAVQSANSTNTASDRTSLNAEVVQLLAEIQRVATTSQFNGQNILDGTFTASQFQVGANANQTITASTGNSQTTALGSYQVTSNSITAVTGTALTAGQLTLNGQDVGSSTSGSAEAIAASINSVSSKTGVVASAATSVTSTNALLRNQTLQSGDLVINGVSVGAVAGSSNVATQGANVAAAINAVSAQTGVTAAANGGTGALTLSSNTGKTIDITTNAATTADGATRVENATGLELAGATKAFGNSVITVSSGARQVVTNTSTGTAAITDTLTVAGVTFTYSAAANSATNIQIATDSAASTQGANVRAALALNSTVTNAFTITGVTTDAILTAKSNVKSTGFADGLATAAATANASSWASTTVGAGVAIGDTLKVGGLTYEFTAHNASGPATAGNIQVKLGTGGTAATDDDILTATNLASAISAQQAAGNGTVGFTSRTAGALTVTNTLYGGTGVVAAPTEPVTLGTAGAVASVDTAGTSGVYAANSTKGTLSLNSANTFSIGGTSPGAAGLSAASVGLTTIAGVDITTVSGANNAISLIDGALSQVSTIRGSMGALQNRFTSVVASLTASSENLSAARSRIQDADYAAETAQLTRNQILQQAGTAMLAQANQLPNSVLTLLR, encoded by the coding sequence ATGCCCCAAATTATCAATACCAACATTGCCTCGCTGAATGCGCAGCGCAATCTGAATACGTCCCAGGCCGCGTTGCAAACGTCTTTGCAGCGCTTGTCTTCCGGCTTGCGTATTAACAGCGCCAAGGACGACGCAGCCGGCTTGGCGATTTCCGACCGGATGACCTCCCAGATTCGCGGCCTGAACCAGGCTGCACGTAACGCCAACGACGGCGTTTCCCTGGCGCAAACCGCAGAAGGCGGATTGGCCGAGGTAACAAATAACCTGCAGCGTATCCGCGAACTGGCCGTGCAGTCTGCCAACTCGACCAACACTGCGTCAGATCGTACTTCGCTGAATGCTGAGGTAGTGCAGTTGCTGGCGGAAATCCAGCGCGTGGCGACCACCTCCCAATTTAACGGCCAGAATATTTTGGATGGCACCTTTACTGCTTCCCAATTCCAGGTTGGCGCGAATGCCAATCAGACCATTACTGCGAGCACAGGCAATTCGCAAACAACGGCGCTTGGCTCATATCAGGTTACCAGCAACAGTATTACTGCAGTAACTGGCACAGCCCTAACAGCAGGTCAGTTGACCCTGAACGGTCAGGATGTCGGCAGTTCAACATCCGGTTCGGCCGAAGCGATTGCCGCTTCCATTAATAGTGTGTCCTCCAAGACCGGTGTGGTTGCGTCTGCCGCGACCTCGGTTACCAGTACTAACGCCTTGCTGCGCAATCAGACGCTGCAATCCGGCGATCTGGTGATCAACGGTGTGAGCGTCGGCGCAGTGGCTGGTTCCAGTAATGTCGCGACCCAGGGCGCCAACGTCGCTGCCGCGATCAATGCCGTATCAGCTCAGACCGGCGTGACAGCAGCGGCAAATGGCGGTACCGGCGCACTGACGCTAAGTTCCAACACCGGCAAAACCATCGACATCACCACCAATGCTGCCACTACGGCTGACGGCGCCACCCGCGTAGAGAATGCCACCGGCCTCGAATTGGCGGGTGCTACCAAGGCCTTCGGCAACAGCGTCATCACGGTCTCCAGTGGCGCACGCCAGGTCGTGACCAATACTTCCACGGGTACTGCCGCGATTACCGACACTCTGACTGTGGCTGGCGTTACCTTCACGTACAGCGCGGCCGCCAATAGTGCGACCAACATTCAGATCGCTACTGATTCCGCAGCTTCTACTCAAGGCGCTAACGTTCGTGCCGCGCTCGCCTTGAATTCCACGGTAACGAACGCATTCACCATTACGGGTGTGACAACTGATGCGATTCTGACAGCAAAGAGCAACGTAAAATCGACTGGTTTCGCGGATGGTTTGGCGACGGCTGCGGCAACCGCTAATGCCAGCTCCTGGGCTTCAACCACGGTGGGTGCAGGCGTTGCGATTGGCGACACGCTGAAAGTCGGCGGTCTGACCTATGAATTCACCGCACATAATGCAAGCGGCCCTGCCACCGCCGGCAACATCCAGGTCAAGTTGGGCACTGGTGGTACGGCTGCGACTGATGACGATATTCTGACTGCGACCAATCTGGCCTCGGCAATTTCCGCACAACAGGCTGCCGGCAACGGCACAGTGGGCTTCACCTCCAGAACCGCCGGTGCGCTTACCGTGACTAATACCCTGTACGGGGGTACCGGAGTTGTGGCCGCGCCGACTGAGCCGGTTACCCTAGGCACTGCCGGTGCCGTGGCCAGCGTCGATACGGCTGGCACCAGCGGGGTTTATGCTGCTAACAGCACCAAAGGCACGTTGTCGCTCAATTCCGCCAACACCTTCAGCATCGGCGGCACCTCGCCTGGCGCAGCAGGATTGAGCGCTGCCAGTGTTGGCCTGACCACGATTGCCGGAGTGGATATCACCACGGTATCTGGCGCGAACAACGCGATCTCGCTGATCGACGGCGCGTTGAGCCAGGTCAGCACCATTCGTGGCAGCATGGGTGCGTTGCAAAACCGCTTTACGAGTGTGGTAGCCAGTTTGACAGCTTCATCGGAAAACTTGTCTGCTGCGCGTAGCCGGATTCAGGATGCGGACTATGCGGCAGAAACCGCTCAGTTGACCCGTAACCAGATCCTGCAGCAAGCGGGCACAGCGATGTTGGCTCAGGCGAACCAGTTGCCTAACTCAGTGTTGACCCTGTTGCGTTAA